In Mercurialis annua linkage group LG6, ddMerAnnu1.2, whole genome shotgun sequence, the following are encoded in one genomic region:
- the LOC126653722 gene encoding HMG1/2-like protein isoform X1 gives MEDMIWFGVLRLTVGLYLGQRGIYVLLFLCQNLNEAAYIHLQKKSEKERGEEVGKYFKEKFPDNKAVAAVGKAGGKKWKSLTGVEKALYAEKTLKRKLSIRSKYNQKEHIIVVK, from the exons ATGGAAGATATGATCTGGTTCGGTGTATTAAGACTAACCGTTGGGTTGTATCTTGGCCAAAGAGGAATTTatgttttgctttttctttGTCAAAATCTGAATGAAGCAGCTTATATTcacttacaaaaaaaatcagagAAAGAAAGAGG GGAGGAGGTCGGGAAATACTTCAAGGAGAAGTTTCCTGATAACAAAGCAGTCGCTGCT GTTGGGAAAGCAGGTGGCAAGAAGTGGAAATCTCTCACTGGTGTG GAAAAAGCTCTATATGCTGAAAAGACTTTGAAGAGAAAGCTGAGTATTAGATCAAAGTATAATCAGAAAGAGCATATCATAGTTGTTAAATAA
- the LOC126654049 gene encoding receptor-like cytosolic serine/threonine-protein kinase RBK2 isoform X5, with protein sequence MATDHLQASDENTSTWEKAKDFCLLSERNQLAEAPSKHRRFIKMLSFSKSSNDLRPSETVKEIPDGSSPTGVLDACFHELESINDSPEINNKETEVEGSNWSRSFKVWKRKSIKRLTSFPPLPVANVVATKSRSTTDNPELRDLFKYKSTLQNFSLAELETASNNFSPENIIGKGGFAEVYKGCLQNGKLVAIKRLSKGTADEKTAIFLSELGIMAHVDHTNTAKLLGSGVDGGMHLVFELSRLGSLGSVLHGLLHIFFKFEFWFAISICCLIVFSGSKGVELDWSKRYKIALGIADGLLYLHETCRKRIIHRDIKADNILLTEDFVPQICDFGLAKWLPGQWTHRNISKFEGTFGYFAPEYFMHGVVDEKTDIYALGVLLLELITGRPALDHLQQSHVIWAKPLLDNNDIKKLVDPSLGENYDVEEMERVVLTASLSIEQSPLLRPRMNQESCDPAKRR encoded by the exons ATGGCGACGGACCATCTTCAAGCTTCTGATGAAAATACTTCTACATG GGAGAAAGCAAAggatttttgtttattatcagaGAGAAATCAACTGGCTGAAGCTCCTTCAAAGCATAGAAGATTTATCAAGATGCTTTCTTTCTCCAAATCCTCCAATG ACTTGAGACCTTCCGAGACGGTCAAGGAGATACCGGACGGATCGTCTCCAACCGGAGTCTTAGATGCTTGCTTTCATGAACTTGAATCCATCAATGATTCACCAGAGATCAACAATAAAGAAACAGAAGTTGAAGGGTCAAATTGGAGCAGATCCTTTAAAGTTTGGAAAAGAAAATCAATCAAACGCTTAACCTCTTTTCCTCCTCTTCCTGTGGCAAATGTAGTAGCAACAAAAAGCAGAAGCACGACTGATAATCCGGAGCTCAGAGATTTATTTAAGTACAAGTCTACATTGCAGAATTTCTCACTTGCCGAGCTCGAAACCGCATCCAACAACTTCAGCCCTG AGAACATTATTGGAAAAGGCGGTTTCGCTGAGGTTTACAAAGGCTGCCTGCAAAATGGAAAGCTAGTAGCAATCAAGAGGCTTAGTAAAGGAACTGCTGATGAAAAGACAGCAATATTTCTATCTGAGCTTGGCATTATGGCCCATGTCGACCATACTAATACTGCTAAATTGCTCGGGTCCGGCGTCGATGGGGGGATGCATCTTGTTTTCGAGCTGTCTAGATTGGGGAGTTTAGGATCTGTTCTTCATGGTTTGTTGCATATCTTTTTCAAGTTTGAGTTTTGGTTTGCTATTTCTATATGTTGTTTGATTGTATTTTCAGGCTCTAAAGGAGTTGAACTTGATTGGAGCAAAAGGTATAAAATCGCTCTCGGGATAGCAGACGGATTGCTGTATCTTCACGAGACTTGTCGAAAACGAATCATCCATAGAGATATCAAGGCTGATAATATTCTTCTTACAGAAGATTTTGTGCCACAG ATTTGTGATTTTGGGCTTGCTAAGTGGCTACCGGGACAATGGACTCACCGGAACATATCAAAATTCGAAGGAACCTTCGG CTACTTTGCTCCTGAATACTTCATGCATGGTGTAGTGGATGAGAAGACTGATATTTATGCACTTGGGGTTCTTCTTCTGGAGCTCATAACAGGTCGTCCGGCTTTGGATCATTTACAGCAGAGCCATGTAATATGG GCAAAGCCGTTGCTTGATAACAATGACATTAAGAAACTCGTTGATCCGTCCCTGGGCGAAAATTACGACGTAGAAGAGATGGAACGCGTGGTGTTGACTGCTTCTCTGAGCATCGAGCAATCTCCTCTTCTACGTCCTCGAATGAATCAGGAAA GTTGTGATCCTGCTAAGAGGCGATGA
- the LOC126654049 gene encoding receptor-like cytosolic serine/threonine-protein kinase RBK2 isoform X3, which produces MATDHLQASDENTSTWEKAKDFCLLSERNQLAEAPSKHRRFIKMLSFSKSSNDLRPSETVKEIPDGSSPTGVLDACFHELESINDSPEINNKETEVEGSNWSRSFKVWKRKSIKRLTSFPPLPVANVVATKSRSTTDNPELRDLFKYKSTLQNFSLAELETASNNFSPENIIGKGGFAEVYKGCLQNGKLVAIKRLSKGTADEKTAIFLSELGIMAHVDHTNTAKLLGSGVDGGMHLVFELSRLGSLGSVLHGSKGVELDWSKRYKIALGIADGLLYLHETCRKRIIHRDIKADNILLTEDFVPQICDFGLAKWLPGQWTHRNISKFEGTFGYFAPEYFMHGVVDEKTDIYALGVLLLELITGRPALDHLQQSHVIWAKPLLDNNDIKKLVDPSLGENYDVEEMERVVLTASLSIEQSPLLRPRMNQVVILLRGDEYVRERAKENQRKTLQRTYSEELFDAQEYNSTKYLNDLKRHKEVALGC; this is translated from the exons ATGGCGACGGACCATCTTCAAGCTTCTGATGAAAATACTTCTACATG GGAGAAAGCAAAggatttttgtttattatcagaGAGAAATCAACTGGCTGAAGCTCCTTCAAAGCATAGAAGATTTATCAAGATGCTTTCTTTCTCCAAATCCTCCAATG ACTTGAGACCTTCCGAGACGGTCAAGGAGATACCGGACGGATCGTCTCCAACCGGAGTCTTAGATGCTTGCTTTCATGAACTTGAATCCATCAATGATTCACCAGAGATCAACAATAAAGAAACAGAAGTTGAAGGGTCAAATTGGAGCAGATCCTTTAAAGTTTGGAAAAGAAAATCAATCAAACGCTTAACCTCTTTTCCTCCTCTTCCTGTGGCAAATGTAGTAGCAACAAAAAGCAGAAGCACGACTGATAATCCGGAGCTCAGAGATTTATTTAAGTACAAGTCTACATTGCAGAATTTCTCACTTGCCGAGCTCGAAACCGCATCCAACAACTTCAGCCCTG AGAACATTATTGGAAAAGGCGGTTTCGCTGAGGTTTACAAAGGCTGCCTGCAAAATGGAAAGCTAGTAGCAATCAAGAGGCTTAGTAAAGGAACTGCTGATGAAAAGACAGCAATATTTCTATCTGAGCTTGGCATTATGGCCCATGTCGACCATACTAATACTGCTAAATTGCTCGGGTCCGGCGTCGATGGGGGGATGCATCTTGTTTTCGAGCTGTCTAGATTGGGGAGTTTAGGATCTGTTCTTCATG GCTCTAAAGGAGTTGAACTTGATTGGAGCAAAAGGTATAAAATCGCTCTCGGGATAGCAGACGGATTGCTGTATCTTCACGAGACTTGTCGAAAACGAATCATCCATAGAGATATCAAGGCTGATAATATTCTTCTTACAGAAGATTTTGTGCCACAG ATTTGTGATTTTGGGCTTGCTAAGTGGCTACCGGGACAATGGACTCACCGGAACATATCAAAATTCGAAGGAACCTTCGG CTACTTTGCTCCTGAATACTTCATGCATGGTGTAGTGGATGAGAAGACTGATATTTATGCACTTGGGGTTCTTCTTCTGGAGCTCATAACAGGTCGTCCGGCTTTGGATCATTTACAGCAGAGCCATGTAATATGG GCAAAGCCGTTGCTTGATAACAATGACATTAAGAAACTCGTTGATCCGTCCCTGGGCGAAAATTACGACGTAGAAGAGATGGAACGCGTGGTGTTGACTGCTTCTCTGAGCATCGAGCAATCTCCTCTTCTACGTCCTCGAATGAATCAGG TTGTGATCCTGCTAAGAGGCGATGAATACGTGAGAGAGCGAgcaaaagaaaatcaaagaaaaactcTGCAAAGAACCTATTCAGAAGAGCTTTTTGATGCCCAAGAATACAATTCAACCAAGTATTTGAATGATCTTAAACGACACAAAGAGGTTGCGTTGGGTTGTTGA
- the LOC126653722 gene encoding uncharacterized protein LOC126653722 isoform X3 has translation MEDMIWFCLLRLSGNRGYMLICVLDLMFMQVEFQLNFLDSRISKQVFIKSPDAAQYPTVCEVVQHLDLYSSMCLVSALLLISKLVEMILLCCYSSPIC, from the exons ATGGAAGATATGATCTGGTTCTGTTTATTAAGACTATCCGGAAACAGGGGCTATATGCTTATCTGCGTATTGGACCTTATGTTTATGCAAGTTGAATTTCAG CTGAATTTCTTGGATTCAAGGATTTCAAAGCAAGTCTTCATTAAAAGTCCAGACGCTGCTCAATATCCAACTGTATGTGAAGTTGTTCAACATTTGGACCTGTATTCTTCTATGTG CTTGGTGTCTGCATTGTTACTGATCTCAAAGTTAGTCGAAATGATTTTGCTCTGCTGCTATTCATCGCCGATTTGCTGA
- the LOC126654049 gene encoding receptor-like cytosolic serine/threonine-protein kinase RBK2 isoform X2 has protein sequence MEASDENTSTWEKAKDFCLLSERNQLAEAPSKHRRFIKMLSFSKSSNDLRPSETVKEIPDGSSPTGVLDACFHELESINDSPEINNKETEVEGSNWSRSFKVWKRKSIKRLTSFPPLPVANVVATKSRSTTDNPELRDLFKYKSTLQNFSLAELETASNNFSPENIIGKGGFAEVYKGCLQNGKLVAIKRLSKGTADEKTAIFLSELGIMAHVDHTNTAKLLGSGVDGGMHLVFELSRLGSLGSVLHGLLHIFFKFEFWFAISICCLIVFSGSKGVELDWSKRYKIALGIADGLLYLHETCRKRIIHRDIKADNILLTEDFVPQICDFGLAKWLPGQWTHRNISKFEGTFGYFAPEYFMHGVVDEKTDIYALGVLLLELITGRPALDHLQQSHVIWAKPLLDNNDIKKLVDPSLGENYDVEEMERVVLTASLSIEQSPLLRPRMNQVVILLRGDEYVRERAKENQRKTLQRTYSEELFDAQEYNSTKYLNDLKRHKEVALGC, from the exons ATGGAAG CTTCTGATGAAAATACTTCTACATG GGAGAAAGCAAAggatttttgtttattatcagaGAGAAATCAACTGGCTGAAGCTCCTTCAAAGCATAGAAGATTTATCAAGATGCTTTCTTTCTCCAAATCCTCCAATG ACTTGAGACCTTCCGAGACGGTCAAGGAGATACCGGACGGATCGTCTCCAACCGGAGTCTTAGATGCTTGCTTTCATGAACTTGAATCCATCAATGATTCACCAGAGATCAACAATAAAGAAACAGAAGTTGAAGGGTCAAATTGGAGCAGATCCTTTAAAGTTTGGAAAAGAAAATCAATCAAACGCTTAACCTCTTTTCCTCCTCTTCCTGTGGCAAATGTAGTAGCAACAAAAAGCAGAAGCACGACTGATAATCCGGAGCTCAGAGATTTATTTAAGTACAAGTCTACATTGCAGAATTTCTCACTTGCCGAGCTCGAAACCGCATCCAACAACTTCAGCCCTG AGAACATTATTGGAAAAGGCGGTTTCGCTGAGGTTTACAAAGGCTGCCTGCAAAATGGAAAGCTAGTAGCAATCAAGAGGCTTAGTAAAGGAACTGCTGATGAAAAGACAGCAATATTTCTATCTGAGCTTGGCATTATGGCCCATGTCGACCATACTAATACTGCTAAATTGCTCGGGTCCGGCGTCGATGGGGGGATGCATCTTGTTTTCGAGCTGTCTAGATTGGGGAGTTTAGGATCTGTTCTTCATGGTTTGTTGCATATCTTTTTCAAGTTTGAGTTTTGGTTTGCTATTTCTATATGTTGTTTGATTGTATTTTCAGGCTCTAAAGGAGTTGAACTTGATTGGAGCAAAAGGTATAAAATCGCTCTCGGGATAGCAGACGGATTGCTGTATCTTCACGAGACTTGTCGAAAACGAATCATCCATAGAGATATCAAGGCTGATAATATTCTTCTTACAGAAGATTTTGTGCCACAG ATTTGTGATTTTGGGCTTGCTAAGTGGCTACCGGGACAATGGACTCACCGGAACATATCAAAATTCGAAGGAACCTTCGG CTACTTTGCTCCTGAATACTTCATGCATGGTGTAGTGGATGAGAAGACTGATATTTATGCACTTGGGGTTCTTCTTCTGGAGCTCATAACAGGTCGTCCGGCTTTGGATCATTTACAGCAGAGCCATGTAATATGG GCAAAGCCGTTGCTTGATAACAATGACATTAAGAAACTCGTTGATCCGTCCCTGGGCGAAAATTACGACGTAGAAGAGATGGAACGCGTGGTGTTGACTGCTTCTCTGAGCATCGAGCAATCTCCTCTTCTACGTCCTCGAATGAATCAGG TTGTGATCCTGCTAAGAGGCGATGAATACGTGAGAGAGCGAgcaaaagaaaatcaaagaaaaactcTGCAAAGAACCTATTCAGAAGAGCTTTTTGATGCCCAAGAATACAATTCAACCAAGTATTTGAATGATCTTAAACGACACAAAGAGGTTGCGTTGGGTTGTTGA
- the LOC126687918 gene encoding secreted RxLR effector protein 161-like, whose product MYRDMIGSLLYLTASRPDIMFSVCLCARFQACPKESHLHAVKRILKYLHGTLHLGNYYPRNVDPRLLGYSDADYAGCHIDRKSTSGTCQFLGQSLISWSSKKQVSVALSTAEAEYQQLLDYGLALDYIPIKCDNTNAINISKNPIRHSRSKHIDIRHHFIRDHVHKGDVVIEFIDTTNQFADIFTKLLNEDRMNFIIRELGMVDGSTLSQCAYCQICFNYP is encoded by the exons ATGTATCGAGATATGATAGGTTCTCTCCTTTATCTTACCGCTAGTAGACCCGATATTATGTTTAGTGTGTGCTTATGTGCTCGTTTTCAAGCTTGTCCTAAGGAATCCCATTTGCATGCCGTTAAACGTATTTTAAAATACTTGCATGGAACTCTACATCTAGGAAATTATTACCCTAGAAATGTGGACCCTAGGTTGCTTGGCTACTCCGATGCCGACTATGCGGGTTGTCATATTGATCGTAAAAGTACCTCCGGAACTTGCCAATTTTTGGGTCAAAGTTTGATCTCATGGAGTAGCAAGAAACAAGTATCTGTGGCTTTGTCAACCGCGGAGGCCGAATAT CAACAACTTCTTGATTATGGTCTTGCACTTGATTACATTCCCATCAAATGTGACAACACTAATGCAATAAACATATCAAAGAACCCAATTCGACACTCTAGGAGTAAACACATTGATATTCGTCATCATTTTATTCGTGATCATGTGCATAAAGGTGACGTGGTAATCGAATTTATCGATACTACTAACCAATTTGCAGATATTTTTACCAAGCTTCTAAATGAGGATCGTATGAATTTTATCATTCGAGAGCTTGGTATGGTTGATGGGAGTACTTTGAGTCAATGTGCTTATTGTCAAATTTGTTTCAATTATCCTTGA
- the LOC126653722 gene encoding uncharacterized protein LOC126653722 isoform X2 yields the protein MEDMIWFCLLRLSGNRGYMLICVLDLMFMQVEFQLNFLDSRISKQVFIKSPDAAQYPTVCEVVQHLDLYSSMCLLISLVSALLLISKLVEMILLCCYSSPIC from the exons ATGGAAGATATGATCTGGTTCTGTTTATTAAGACTATCCGGAAACAGGGGCTATATGCTTATCTGCGTATTGGACCTTATGTTTATGCAAGTTGAATTTCAG CTGAATTTCTTGGATTCAAGGATTTCAAAGCAAGTCTTCATTAAAAGTCCAGACGCTGCTCAATATCCAACTGTATGTGAAGTTGTTCAACATTTGGACCTGTATTCTTCTATGTG TTTGCTGATCAGCTTGGTGTCTGCATTGTTACTGATCTCAAAGTTAGTCGAAATGATTTTGCTCTGCTGCTATTCATCGCCGATTTGCTGA
- the LOC126654049 gene encoding receptor-like cytosolic serine/threonine-protein kinase RBK2 isoform X1, giving the protein MATDHLQASDENTSTWEKAKDFCLLSERNQLAEAPSKHRRFIKMLSFSKSSNDLRPSETVKEIPDGSSPTGVLDACFHELESINDSPEINNKETEVEGSNWSRSFKVWKRKSIKRLTSFPPLPVANVVATKSRSTTDNPELRDLFKYKSTLQNFSLAELETASNNFSPENIIGKGGFAEVYKGCLQNGKLVAIKRLSKGTADEKTAIFLSELGIMAHVDHTNTAKLLGSGVDGGMHLVFELSRLGSLGSVLHGLLHIFFKFEFWFAISICCLIVFSGSKGVELDWSKRYKIALGIADGLLYLHETCRKRIIHRDIKADNILLTEDFVPQICDFGLAKWLPGQWTHRNISKFEGTFGYFAPEYFMHGVVDEKTDIYALGVLLLELITGRPALDHLQQSHVIWAKPLLDNNDIKKLVDPSLGENYDVEEMERVVLTASLSIEQSPLLRPRMNQVVILLRGDEYVRERAKENQRKTLQRTYSEELFDAQEYNSTKYLNDLKRHKEVALGC; this is encoded by the exons ATGGCGACGGACCATCTTCAAGCTTCTGATGAAAATACTTCTACATG GGAGAAAGCAAAggatttttgtttattatcagaGAGAAATCAACTGGCTGAAGCTCCTTCAAAGCATAGAAGATTTATCAAGATGCTTTCTTTCTCCAAATCCTCCAATG ACTTGAGACCTTCCGAGACGGTCAAGGAGATACCGGACGGATCGTCTCCAACCGGAGTCTTAGATGCTTGCTTTCATGAACTTGAATCCATCAATGATTCACCAGAGATCAACAATAAAGAAACAGAAGTTGAAGGGTCAAATTGGAGCAGATCCTTTAAAGTTTGGAAAAGAAAATCAATCAAACGCTTAACCTCTTTTCCTCCTCTTCCTGTGGCAAATGTAGTAGCAACAAAAAGCAGAAGCACGACTGATAATCCGGAGCTCAGAGATTTATTTAAGTACAAGTCTACATTGCAGAATTTCTCACTTGCCGAGCTCGAAACCGCATCCAACAACTTCAGCCCTG AGAACATTATTGGAAAAGGCGGTTTCGCTGAGGTTTACAAAGGCTGCCTGCAAAATGGAAAGCTAGTAGCAATCAAGAGGCTTAGTAAAGGAACTGCTGATGAAAAGACAGCAATATTTCTATCTGAGCTTGGCATTATGGCCCATGTCGACCATACTAATACTGCTAAATTGCTCGGGTCCGGCGTCGATGGGGGGATGCATCTTGTTTTCGAGCTGTCTAGATTGGGGAGTTTAGGATCTGTTCTTCATGGTTTGTTGCATATCTTTTTCAAGTTTGAGTTTTGGTTTGCTATTTCTATATGTTGTTTGATTGTATTTTCAGGCTCTAAAGGAGTTGAACTTGATTGGAGCAAAAGGTATAAAATCGCTCTCGGGATAGCAGACGGATTGCTGTATCTTCACGAGACTTGTCGAAAACGAATCATCCATAGAGATATCAAGGCTGATAATATTCTTCTTACAGAAGATTTTGTGCCACAG ATTTGTGATTTTGGGCTTGCTAAGTGGCTACCGGGACAATGGACTCACCGGAACATATCAAAATTCGAAGGAACCTTCGG CTACTTTGCTCCTGAATACTTCATGCATGGTGTAGTGGATGAGAAGACTGATATTTATGCACTTGGGGTTCTTCTTCTGGAGCTCATAACAGGTCGTCCGGCTTTGGATCATTTACAGCAGAGCCATGTAATATGG GCAAAGCCGTTGCTTGATAACAATGACATTAAGAAACTCGTTGATCCGTCCCTGGGCGAAAATTACGACGTAGAAGAGATGGAACGCGTGGTGTTGACTGCTTCTCTGAGCATCGAGCAATCTCCTCTTCTACGTCCTCGAATGAATCAGG TTGTGATCCTGCTAAGAGGCGATGAATACGTGAGAGAGCGAgcaaaagaaaatcaaagaaaaactcTGCAAAGAACCTATTCAGAAGAGCTTTTTGATGCCCAAGAATACAATTCAACCAAGTATTTGAATGATCTTAAACGACACAAAGAGGTTGCGTTGGGTTGTTGA
- the LOC126654049 gene encoding receptor-like cytosolic serine/threonine-protein kinase RBK2 isoform X4 → MLSFSKSSNDLRPSETVKEIPDGSSPTGVLDACFHELESINDSPEINNKETEVEGSNWSRSFKVWKRKSIKRLTSFPPLPVANVVATKSRSTTDNPELRDLFKYKSTLQNFSLAELETASNNFSPENIIGKGGFAEVYKGCLQNGKLVAIKRLSKGTADEKTAIFLSELGIMAHVDHTNTAKLLGSGVDGGMHLVFELSRLGSLGSVLHGLLHIFFKFEFWFAISICCLIVFSGSKGVELDWSKRYKIALGIADGLLYLHETCRKRIIHRDIKADNILLTEDFVPQICDFGLAKWLPGQWTHRNISKFEGTFGYFAPEYFMHGVVDEKTDIYALGVLLLELITGRPALDHLQQSHVIWAKPLLDNNDIKKLVDPSLGENYDVEEMERVVLTASLSIEQSPLLRPRMNQVVILLRGDEYVRERAKENQRKTLQRTYSEELFDAQEYNSTKYLNDLKRHKEVALGC, encoded by the exons ATGCTTTCTTTCTCCAAATCCTCCAATG ACTTGAGACCTTCCGAGACGGTCAAGGAGATACCGGACGGATCGTCTCCAACCGGAGTCTTAGATGCTTGCTTTCATGAACTTGAATCCATCAATGATTCACCAGAGATCAACAATAAAGAAACAGAAGTTGAAGGGTCAAATTGGAGCAGATCCTTTAAAGTTTGGAAAAGAAAATCAATCAAACGCTTAACCTCTTTTCCTCCTCTTCCTGTGGCAAATGTAGTAGCAACAAAAAGCAGAAGCACGACTGATAATCCGGAGCTCAGAGATTTATTTAAGTACAAGTCTACATTGCAGAATTTCTCACTTGCCGAGCTCGAAACCGCATCCAACAACTTCAGCCCTG AGAACATTATTGGAAAAGGCGGTTTCGCTGAGGTTTACAAAGGCTGCCTGCAAAATGGAAAGCTAGTAGCAATCAAGAGGCTTAGTAAAGGAACTGCTGATGAAAAGACAGCAATATTTCTATCTGAGCTTGGCATTATGGCCCATGTCGACCATACTAATACTGCTAAATTGCTCGGGTCCGGCGTCGATGGGGGGATGCATCTTGTTTTCGAGCTGTCTAGATTGGGGAGTTTAGGATCTGTTCTTCATGGTTTGTTGCATATCTTTTTCAAGTTTGAGTTTTGGTTTGCTATTTCTATATGTTGTTTGATTGTATTTTCAGGCTCTAAAGGAGTTGAACTTGATTGGAGCAAAAGGTATAAAATCGCTCTCGGGATAGCAGACGGATTGCTGTATCTTCACGAGACTTGTCGAAAACGAATCATCCATAGAGATATCAAGGCTGATAATATTCTTCTTACAGAAGATTTTGTGCCACAG ATTTGTGATTTTGGGCTTGCTAAGTGGCTACCGGGACAATGGACTCACCGGAACATATCAAAATTCGAAGGAACCTTCGG CTACTTTGCTCCTGAATACTTCATGCATGGTGTAGTGGATGAGAAGACTGATATTTATGCACTTGGGGTTCTTCTTCTGGAGCTCATAACAGGTCGTCCGGCTTTGGATCATTTACAGCAGAGCCATGTAATATGG GCAAAGCCGTTGCTTGATAACAATGACATTAAGAAACTCGTTGATCCGTCCCTGGGCGAAAATTACGACGTAGAAGAGATGGAACGCGTGGTGTTGACTGCTTCTCTGAGCATCGAGCAATCTCCTCTTCTACGTCCTCGAATGAATCAGG TTGTGATCCTGCTAAGAGGCGATGAATACGTGAGAGAGCGAgcaaaagaaaatcaaagaaaaactcTGCAAAGAACCTATTCAGAAGAGCTTTTTGATGCCCAAGAATACAATTCAACCAAGTATTTGAATGATCTTAAACGACACAAAGAGGTTGCGTTGGGTTGTTGA